GTCGGTGGGGAGATTCTCATCACATCAATGCGTCAATGTTTTTCTCATGGGGGTTCCGGGCATGGCACAGTAGTGTCCGTGCGAATAACCGTGCTCGGCTGCTCGGGCAGCGTGGTGGGTCCGGATTCGCCTGCGTCGGGATATTTGCTTCGCGCCGCGGACACTCCGCCTCTGGTTCTCGACTTCGGCGGGGGTGTGCTAGGGGCTTTACAGCGCTACGCCGACCCGGCTTCGGTGCATGTGCTGCTGTCTCATTTGCACGCCGATCACTGCCTGGATATGCCGGGGCTGTTTGTTTGGCGGCGCTACCATCCGTCGGCCCGTCCGCTCGGCAAGGCAATGCTGTACGGCCCGAGCGACACCTGGTCTCGGCTGGGCGCCGCGTCGTCGCCCTACGGCGGCGAAATCGACGATTGCTCGGACATCTTCGATGTCCGCCACTGGGTTGACGGCGAGCCGGTCACCATTGGCTCGCTGACCGTGACGCCGCGGGTGGTGGCACACCCCACCGAGTCCTACGGCTTGCGCATCACCGATTCCAGCGGGGCCTCCTTCGTCTACAGCGGCGACACCGGAGTCTGTGATCAGCTCGTCGACT
This Mycobacterium simiae DNA region includes the following protein-coding sequences:
- a CDS encoding cyclic nucleotide-degrading phosphodiesterase, with the translated sequence MSVRITVLGCSGSVVGPDSPASGYLLRAADTPPLVLDFGGGVLGALQRYADPASVHVLLSHLHADHCLDMPGLFVWRRYHPSARPLGKAMLYGPSDTWSRLGAASSPYGGEIDDCSDIFDVRHWVDGEPVTIGSLTVTPRVVAHPTESYGLRITDSSGASFVYSGDTGVCDQLVDLARDADVFLCEASWTHAPDRPPALHLSGTEAGQTAAAAGVRELLLTHIPPWTSREDVISEAKAEFDGPVHAVVCGETFDVRHSERV